The genome window ATGCCCTCGCTCAAATCCACTCCACCTCCAGGAAGCGTCTTGCGAGATAATCAAGCTTCCTCCGATTCTTGTACTTCCAATAAGTGTTTTTGAATCTCGAAGCCCAGAAGCGAAGCTGTATCGGTTCCATTGAGAGCACGTATTCCTCAAGCTGGCCCCACTCCGCAGGCGTCTTAAGAACCGCCATGACGACGCCATAAACCATCAGGCGAAGGTAAGCATAATCATCGCTGGTTCTCAGGATTATCCGCTTGTTTCCGCTGTACTCCAGCCGTTCCCTCTTTGACGGTGGCAGGTTCAGCCACTTGAGGAGACTCTCGTTCGCCTCGACCTTAAACCCCAGTTTCTTGGCAAAATTGAGAAATTCGGGGAGGTACACCCTCGCCCTCGCCTCGACTTTTCCCGGGACTTTTTTCTGCTCCCCCGCACCCATAACGTTGAACACCGGTACGAATTCGGCGAGCTTCTGCTCCCGCGTTACTGGGAGGAATGCCTTCTTGATGTACTTTAGGTTCACCTGGTACTCGACGCTGCCCTCCATCAGCATTCCTCCTTCCTGAGCCTGAACCGAACCTTTCCATTGAGAGGCCTGAGCTTTTCGAAGAGGAGGTCATCAATTACCACTTCTTCCGGGAGACTGAGGTCCACGTCAAGATTGGCCCTGCCCTCGAGGAGCTCCTCCATCTCCCTCACGAGATATGCCAGCACTTCCCTATCCACACCCTCAAAGCGGCCCTCCCACAGCGGCTTGTCAATCCTCAGGCTCCCGCTTACGATGCCCTTAACGTTCTCGGGGATGAGGCCAAGCGTCTCAACGTCCTCAATGTCGAGGATTGAAGTCAGGAACATGCCCTTGTGCTCTCCTTTAAGGGTATCCGTTTCAACGATTTCCGTGCCGAGGTCAGGGATTAAACTCACGTCCCTGTAACGCGTTCTCTTGGGGCTCCGCCCTTCAATCGTTGCGATTGTCCTCGTCTCTGGCATGATTATTGTCCATGTAACCCCAACCGGTTTTCCGTCTTCAAGCCTAACCTCGTAAGAGTCGAGCTCCCCATGATCCACCGACAGCTCCACCGTGAAAGAGTCTCTTCCGAGGGGCACAACCCTTACCTCAATCTGCACCGGCTTCCCAGGCTTCTCCTTCACTTGGGGCACTTCAATTTCAAGCTCGAATTCACCCTCGGTTATCGGGGTCTCTTCTCTCATCTCAACAATGTGGCCCCAGAGAACCATGTCGAGGTACTCGTTCTTTACCCTGCAGTCCTCCCCTCCAGTCACGAGGCTCTTCAACGGAATTCCAATCTCCGATGATGGTGAATAAACCTCGTACCACGTCTTCACTCTGAAGTCCTTGTCTCCCTTGGGCACGATTAAATCCTTCTCCTTCTTCAGCAGATTGCAGACCTGCCTGTGGAGGGCAGTCCCCCTCGGCAGGATTAGGTCCCTATGCTTAACGGCACTGGGCGGGTTACCCTCCTCCTCGGAGCTTGGAACCTCCTTGTGAACCTTCTTGAAGAACACTTCCCCCTCGCGCTCAAGGCCAATCCTCAAGTCGAGAACGGCGTTCTTTATGGCCTCGCTAATGTGGCCGTCCTCAATCATCGGCAGGCGTGTGTTCGTTCTTATTATGGCGATGAGCTCCGAGACCCGGTACCCTTCGGGCCTCAGAACTTCCACACCGATATCCTTGAGAGTCTCCACGAGCCAGTCAAAGTCGAACTCGTCCACGATTTTGCCCTTGCTGAGCAGGGCCGAGTAAACGTTCTCAACGACCGACTTTGAGCTGGACGGGGCCTTGGTGACGCGAACCTCGTCTTCCTCTGGATAAGCCACCTGCCTGAAGGAGTTCACAATCTGGGTCTCAAGGTCTTCGAGGGCCTTGCCCCTAATGTCCTTCACCATGTTCATCTGTATCTTGACGACTTCCTCACCGAACTGGCCGTATTTGACCTCGATGTCCCTGATGACCTCATCGCACGCCATTATCCTAGCCGTCGTCTCAAGGAGGGGTTTAAAGCTCCCCTCAACTGGGTAACAGACGACGACCGTGTTCCTGTACGTCCTCGTACCTGTTCCATAGGCGTAAATCAGCTTCCTCAAAGTTCTCTCATCAACGTCGTCCCTCACGAGCACCTGGAGCTTGTAATCAGGAGTGTCGTGGAATTCCTGCGGGTCCTTCGCCACGATGATGTACTGCTCCCTAAAGAACGTCACGTGGTCCTCAATCTTTGCCCCCTTCCCCCTCGTTGAGGTGAGGCTCTTTCTCTCCTTGACCATCCTGTTCACGTACTTGACGAGTTCGTTCCACACCTCGCCGAGCCTTGTTTCAAGGAGCTCCCTGGCCTTGCTGTCCACCATCTGGGCCACGTTGGCGACGCGCCAGAACCAGAGGACTTTGTCCTTCTTGTTGAGGTATACAAAGCGGACGCTCGCGGTTATCTCCTCAAAGGTGTCTCTAATGTCCGTTGGGAGCCACCCGTTGGCGTCAAACTCGTTCGGCTCGTAAACACCCCTCGCGATTGAGTCGGCCGTTGGGAAACCCGGCAGGGGAACAGGCGAGTCAAAGGGATACGTCCTTAAGAAGACGTACTTGAGAATTATCTCCGCGAGTCCCGGCTTGGTGAAGTCCTTGAACTTCTCCCTCTTAATGTCGGTGTCAACGATGGTGGCGTAATCCATGAAAGCTTCGCTCTTGCCGAACAGCATGCCCCTCAGCTTCTCGTGTTTGAGGTCAATGTGGTGGGGCATTATCATCGAGGGGGCAAAGCCCGTCTCGGCGTATCTCCTGACCAATTCCCTAACAACGATCCTCGTGATTCTGAGCATGTCCCTCGTTCTCTGAAGGCCGGTCCTCTCGATTATCGTTCTGAGGACGTCCACGTACTCCGGGTGGAACGGGTAACTCCTCCTGAGCTCGTCCTCAAGGTTATGCGCATGGCCGAAGACGTCGGTGTTGCTAAGCTCCGAGCGCATTCTGGTCAGGGTCTTGACCCTCTCCTCGTCGTCAATCCCTTTAAAGATCCTCTTTTTGAGCACCTCGACAAGCTCGTTGCCCGCTCCAGAAGTCCTCAGCGGGGAGTAAAGCTCGGAGCCACCGACCCTGTTAACGGCGTCCCTTATGGCCATCACAACTTCCCTGTTGTACTCCTTCTCGACCTCGAACATGCCCTCCTTCTTCTCCATTGGGAGCGTCATGACCATCGCGCTTCCGGAGCCGAGCAGGGCCGTGGAAAGCCTGTCAAAGAAGTTGTCCACGTTTTTGGCATAACGCCTGTCGTCCTCGCTTCCAGAGTTGTAAAGGTTGTCGAAGTAATCCACGATCTCCTCAACGAGGAGGATAACCCTCTCTCCCCTGAAAATCTCCCTCAGGGTGTCAATCTCCGGGACTGTGGCGTTCTGGTCGTCCCTCTCGACGATGTAATACCTCCCGAGGGCGTGGGCGATGTAACCCCAGACGGTTCTTACCTTATACGGCCCAACCTCAAGGGGCTTGCTCGGCTGGCCAAGCCTGCCCTTGCCGTAAACAGGGACGATTTTAACACCGCCGAGGGCCTTTATCCTCTCCGCGAGATCCTTGATCTTCTCCCTCTTCTCAGGGTCGTGGCCGGCCAGAATCTCCGGGTCAAGCATGGCGTCCGGCTCTCTGAAGGCGTGATAAAGGGTGAGGAGCGTGTGGGTCTTACCGCCGCCGAAGAGGGAGTAAATGAGGAAGATGTTGTGCCTCTCGCCGCCTTCGAGGGTCTCGACGAGCCTGCCGATGATCTCGAGCATCGAGTCCGTGAAGTAAGTCCTCCTGAAGAACTCCCTCGAATCGGTGTATATCTCGGGGGCGTTGCCGCTCACAACGTCCCCAAGCTCCGGGGCAACCTGCTTGTCGAAGGTCTCATCCATAACGTCGTCCCAGATTTCAAAGGAACCGAGCCTCATAGTCCCTCACCCCCAATGCTCCTGACGAGCCTCCTCATGAGGAGAACCTCAAAGTGGCCGTCCTTTTCGAGTTCCTTCTCAATAGTCCTTTCATCGGCCTTTATCTTACCTCCCAACGGGGCCAGGAGCTGGCCGTAAACGGCGGTGTAATACTCGCTCACGAGCCTCGCAATCGCGAGGGCCTCCTCGACCTCTGCGCTCCACTTCCTCCTGAGCTTTTCGATAACCTCCTCAAGGCGGGATTTTCCGAGCAATGCATAGTACTCGAGGAGCTGGAGGACGTCAATCGCGTTCCTGGGTTCAGGCTCAAGCGGGTTGATGCCCTTCTCGTAAAGGAACTTCTGGAATTCCTTGGCATCGAGGGCCTTCTTCCCGAGGAGGTCAACGCTGTAAAGTGTGAACTCCTTCTTGCTGGCCGAGCCTTTCTGCTTCAGCACTCCCTCCTTGATGAGGCCGTTGGAGTCGGTGAAGGTCGCGAGGTTGAGGAGGATTATGTCGTTGGGCTTGAGGCTCTTGTTGCCGAAGAGCACCTTGTAAGCGGTGTAAAAGACCGCCTCGTTCGATGTTACTGTTTGCCCCTCCTCGATTTCTGCGATGGCCTCGATGATGCCCCTTATCGTTGCAGGGTAAACGTAATCGTTGAGGAGTTCCTTCGTCGGGATCGGACCCTTGGGCGAGAGCACCTCACCGTACTTCGTTACTTCTTCGAGCACAGCGGCCATGACGCCGTAGAGCAGGTCGAGGCCGGCGTAACCGTACTTGATGAACTCCCTGGCGGAGTCCTTAGCCTTCCACTCCATCTCGCCCCTCAGGACGGAGATTTGAACCTGTTTCCTCTCTCCGCCGGTTTTTCTCCAGACCGCGACAATTGAGGTATCGAGGCTGAGCTTGCCCCTGCTAACTATGCTTGTCGCGGACTCGGTGTTAACCGGTATCGCCCTCGTTATCTGGAGCTTTGCTCTCCTCCAGCCTGCCTCGATGAGGTTCGCCCAGCTTTCGGGATCAGTGTGGGCGTAGTAGGTGACGAGTAGGCCGTCGTCTTTGAGGTGCTCCATCATGGCCACGAAGGCCTGGCTGAAGAGGTTTTCAAAGTGTTGCTGTGCGATTTCTTTTGCTTCTTTTCCTGATTTGTTTCCAAAACGGGCGGGATACATTGAAATCTCTTTCTTCGCAAACTCCTGCCACTGGGCTTTGATTTCAACCCACTTGGGGCCGATTTTCTTGAAGAAGGCCGTCCTGTGGAACCTCGGAATCAGCTTTCTCTCGTCGGAGTCGCTCAATGCCCTCTTGAGCCAGACGTAGTAAAAGTCGCTCAGCTCTGTGTAGGCGACATCATCGGCGTACGGCGGGTCTGTTACGATGACGTCGAACTTCTCGCCGAGGTTGAGAGAGGTCGCGTCGCCCTGGAGAACTTTGATGGAGTTTCCCGTAAAGTCCGTGAGGGTCTTCTGGGTTGAGGGAGCGAGGGCGGAGGTGAGATAGTCAAGGGCTCTTACAACGTTTGTTATGGCTTTTGTTAATGTGTAAGTATCTTGAATTATGCCACTGATTCTTGTAACTCTCGAAATTGGACTATTATCACCCCAGGTAAATTGCATTGATATTCCCCTGTTGCTTAAAGTATGAGAGAGCTTTATTCCCCAAGGATTTCCCGCGTCAACGAGAGTACATACGTTAGTGTAATCGGCATACCTACCTAACCCAATGCTCAAATACGTCGCCACGGCCTCGGCGTACTCGAAGGCCCTCTCCTCGTCCCAGCCTTCCTTGAGCTTCTCCTCCTCGACCTTCTTGCCGGCCTCGCGGATGAGTCTTACAATCTTAATCAACGTGAGGAGCTGGCGGGGATTGAAGAGGTTGTTCCAGCTGATGAACACCTTGTAAATATCTCCAAGAGTTGCTCCTCCGTAAGGTTGCATTTTCTCAGTCGGCACGTCCGGGTCTCTCCTTTCAAGCATCTCCCTGACCTTCTCCTTCGCCTTCCAGAGCTTTTCATTGTCTTCCTTTGTTGCGGGCTCGAAGATTAAGTCCCTGCCCTTGACCTTCACCTTCACGAGCAGCCTCTGCCTTGTAAAGCGCTCGTCGCCCTCGTGGTACTTCCTCAGCGCGAACTTCACGTAAAACTCATTTGGCATTCCCTTCTTCCGTTCGGTGTAGTGCCTGCCATTCTCGTCGGCGTACTTTATGGCATTGCCACAAAGCAAGCACCTCAATTGTTTCTGTTGATTGCTGATATTTGCCTCTGGAACCCTGAAGACCACCCTGTTCCCGCTTATCCTCACGTCGTCCTCCTTCAGCCTTCCGGCCCTTATTGCCTCCTCGACCTTCCGCACGTAGGCCTCGCCCTCGAAGGTAATCTCCCCTGCTTTTGTGTCAACCTTCGCCTTCGAAACATCGCCGAGTATCTCGTTGAGGTCAACCACCCTTATCTCAACCTCATCGCCGTTCCTCTCGGGCTTCATGTAGGCGAGCCGCTTGTAGCCCTTGCCGTCCTTAACCCTTGCCAGCCAGTAGTTGCCGATTGCTGGGGTCCATCTTCCACAGTGGGGACACTTGACCTCCCACGTGCCGATGTACACAGCCACGTCCTCATCGTAAAGCTCCCTGATTTCAGGGTCGTTCTTGAGCTGCTCGGTTATCCAATTGCCCCACCTCTCAACGTCCTTCACGAGGGGCTTTCCGAACTTTTTCGGGTAATCGAGGACGGCCTTGAGGAAAACGTAGGTAGTGGGCAGGAGTTCAACCGCCGTAACGTCCAGCCCAAGGCGGAGGCCTTCGAGGGGTATTGAACCAAAGCCCGCGAAGGGGTCGAGGAGCTTTTTGCCCCTGAAGTACTTCTCCCATTCGGGCGGAATCTTTGGATTAACGCGATGGGGAGTGTTTTCATTCAATCCAATCATGGTTTTGAAGCGGTTTTCGTCAATATCTTCGGGAAGAAGTGCTCCAGCTATGACGGCCCTCGCTCCGATGAGGGGCTTCCTCGTCCAGTAAAAGACCATTTCCCAGTACGGGGGCCTCGCGGGGCCTTTTTCTTTTGAACTCTTCAAATTAACCTCCCAGATTGGGAACCTGGGACTTTCGATAAATCTCCTCTCCATGTTGGTCACACCCTTGATGTTTAACACGGCCCGCAATAAATACCTTTTGATGACGGGCGATACATGGTGTAACGCCCGAAGTCCAGCATAAAATTCATCAGGCGAAATGCTTATTAAGGAAAGTGGCAGAGATAACATTGGTAATATTAACAACATTAACAAAACAAACTCTCTCGCCTGTTCCCCGTTCACGACCCCGGAATGGGGTGTGAAGGGACGGCGGAGCAGGCGGTTTCTGGTGTTTTTAATGTTTTCTGTTCTTCTGTCTGCGTATGGGGCCAATACCACGCTTTTTCAAGTGGAGGTAATTGTCGGCGATCGTTATTAAGATGCGTCTCCTTCTTTCGATTTTTAGCTCTCTCATGATTTCATCTTCTTCCAATGTGTCTTTCCTCCGCTTTGCTTCCCTGAGTCTTTTCTTGAGCTCTCGAATGCGCTTTCTTATCTCTCCCTCTTTAACAAGTGATACTTGAGTACCCCCGAACCTGTCCTTCACGGCTGTCCACAGGCCGTCGTCCACGATGAGTTCGAGTCCCCACTTGGAGAGATATTCAAGGTCCTCCCAGAAGTAATGGTCGACCTTGAGGTAATACCTGATCTCAATGGGATACTTGTCCAGAACTTTTTCCAGAATGGGTTTGAAGTACTCCTTCAGGTATTTGTCCCTGTTGCCCTCCATCTCTTTTATGTGTTTGATTTCAGAGAACTCGTCCGTGACTTTATCGAGGTATTGGTACGGCACACTAATTATTGCGACGGCTGAAACTTCTTTGTCAATGGCAATTATTAGGGTTCCCTGTCCCACTGTGGCAAACCCCAATTCCTCTTCTCCCGCGTCTTTTTAACGTTACGACTCATTTGGGCAGTAAATCCCTTAAGGATTAGGGCTGAAGTACCTTCGGTGAAAACGATGACAAGGAGTGAAGATGTCATCGGTGCAACCTTCCCCGTGCCAAAACCGCTTTTGGGAAGGATACTCGATGAGGGAAAGACTGTCTTCGTCAAGCCCTCGACGCTCAGGCTCAAACCGGGCATGAAGCTGGTCTTTTACGCCTCCCACGAGGATCAGGGCTGGCACGGTGAGGCTGAGGTCGAGAGCGTCGAGCACTTCACGAATGTTGAGGATATTATCAAGAAGTACAAAGACGAGCTTTTCCTCACTCCAGAGGAGCTCAGAAAGTACGAGCGCGACAGGGCGAAGTGGCACTCAAGGGGAAGAAGGCCAAGGCCGTGGATGGTGGTCAGGCTGAAGAACGTTCGCAAGTACCCGAAGGTCGTCAAGCCGAAGCGGTTCATCGCGGTCTCGGGAAGGTATGTCAAGGAGGACGAGTACGGGGAGATTTTGAAGAGGGCAGGAATCTGAAGCATGCTTACGGTCTTGTGACACTGATGCATTGCTTCAGTAACTTTCAAAAAATTTAAATCAGAGATTGAGCGATTGTCTTAATGTGTCGTTGTTGCGGGTGGAGGAAATGTCCCAGGAGTTTCACGACGAGAATGACCTCAAAACCATTGAATACCTAATCTTGCTTATCCTGGGGAAGGCTGGTGGCGAGATTAGCGTTCTCCACCTGCAGAAGATATTCTTCTTCCTCTGGAAGTTCCATCCGGAGGTAAGACGGCTTGTGGAGTTCGTGCCCCATCTGAAAGGGCCGTTCTCTGATGACTTGGACGATGCAATAAAAAATCCCCTTTACGTTGTGGACTGCTGGGAGTACCGCCCCCCGAGAAACAAGTCAAAGGCCGAGAAGGCCAAAGGTGGATACATCGTAATTACCGATAAGGGTAAGAGGGCCTATGGAAAGCTTATTGAAGGGTTGAAAAGAAAGGCCCAGGAAGACAAAGACGCCCTCGCCCTTCTCTCCGCAGTTGAGCTTATAGTTCCGCTTTACACTAAGCTTTCGTGGGATGAACTCCTTTTCCTGCTTTACACTGACGAGACCAACAAGGAGTATTCGATCAAATCTGAGTTATCTCGCGATGTCTTGGAGAATGCCGAGAGCATCGTTAATCGCCTCGTCAGGAAGGGCATAATAACTGAAGACATGAAGGCGGCCCTCCTCCATAGAGCAAAGAGTGCAGGGTGGATAATATGAGTCGAAGGGAGTCTGTGGTGGGGGACAGCTCGTTTTACATTGCGTTTTTAGCTGAGAATGAAATCAACGACGGAATGTTCTTAGCAAACCTCCTGAGGAAATATAACTTCATCATGGGCCGGGTGGTTTATGATGAGATCTCGCGGAAAAATCGGGCGGAGATTGAAAGAATTGGATTGAGTGAGTTGGTGGAATTCGCAGACGAGTATGATTATGCTGCGTTGCTCAGTATAATCGGGGATAAGGTTTTTGAGAAAGGGGAATACGAGAGTGTGGCAATTGCTTATACCAAGTACGTTGAGGGGAGTCTCCACTCTCTTATCATGGACGACCGAAAGGCCCGGAAGTGGGTCGAGCAGAACTTTTCAGAGCTGAAGAAGTTCCTCCGGTACAGCCTCAGGTTTTTGGTGAACGCATACAAGGTGGATAAGCGACTCACGAAGGATGAAGTCCTTCACGTTCTTTCCAGGGTCATTGATTCGATTGAAAGGGGAGGTCGGCCGTTTAATCTGGGCAAAACCGGAATAACACTTGTTGAACAGCTCCTTGAAGAGGTGGAGCGAAGTGGTGAAAATTGAATTGCATACTGAGGTTGAGGAGAGCGTTCCA of Thermococcus celericrescens contains these proteins:
- a CDS encoding DUF1156 domain-containing protein, producing MERRFIESPRFPIWEVNLKSSKEKGPARPPYWEMVFYWTRKPLIGARAVIAGALLPEDIDENRFKTMIGLNENTPHRVNPKIPPEWEKYFRGKKLLDPFAGFGSIPLEGLRLGLDVTAVELLPTTYVFLKAVLDYPKKFGKPLVKDVERWGNWITEQLKNDPEIRELYDEDVAVYIGTWEVKCPHCGRWTPAIGNYWLARVKDGKGYKRLAYMKPERNGDEVEIRVVDLNEILGDVSKAKVDTKAGEITFEGEAYVRKVEEAIRAGRLKEDDVRISGNRVVFRVPEANISNQQKQLRCLLCGNAIKYADENGRHYTERKKGMPNEFYVKFALRKYHEGDERFTRQRLLVKVKVKGRDLIFEPATKEDNEKLWKAKEKVREMLERRDPDVPTEKMQPYGGATLGDIYKVFISWNNLFNPRQLLTLIKIVRLIREAGKKVEEEKLKEGWDEERAFEYAEAVATYLSIGLGRYADYTNVCTLVDAGNPWGIKLSHTLSNRGISMQFTWGDNSPISRVTRISGIIQDTYTLTKAITNVVRALDYLTSALAPSTQKTLTDFTGNSIKVLQGDATSLNLGEKFDVIVTDPPYADDVAYTELSDFYYVWLKRALSDSDERKLIPRFHRTAFFKKIGPKWVEIKAQWQEFAKKEISMYPARFGNKSGKEAKEIAQQHFENLFSQAFVAMMEHLKDDGLLVTYYAHTDPESWANLIEAGWRRAKLQITRAIPVNTESATSIVSRGKLSLDTSIVAVWRKTGGERKQVQISVLRGEMEWKAKDSAREFIKYGYAGLDLLYGVMAAVLEEVTKYGEVLSPKGPIPTKELLNDYVYPATIRGIIEAIAEIEEGQTVTSNEAVFYTAYKVLFGNKSLKPNDIILLNLATFTDSNGLIKEGVLKQKGSASKKEFTLYSVDLLGKKALDAKEFQKFLYEKGINPLEPEPRNAIDVLQLLEYYALLGKSRLEEVIEKLRRKWSAEVEEALAIARLVSEYYTAVYGQLLAPLGGKIKADERTIEKELEKDGHFEVLLMRRLVRSIGGEGL
- a CDS encoding DUF365 domain-containing protein, producing the protein MTRSEDVIGATFPVPKPLLGRILDEGKTVFVKPSTLRLKPGMKLVFYASHEDQGWHGEAEVESVEHFTNVEDIIKKYKDELFLTPEELRKYERDRAKWHSRGRRPRPWMVVRLKNVRKYPKVVKPKRFIAVSGRYVKEDEYGEILKRAGI
- a CDS encoding ATP-binding protein, producing the protein MRLGSFEIWDDVMDETFDKQVAPELGDVVSGNAPEIYTDSREFFRRTYFTDSMLEIIGRLVETLEGGERHNIFLIYSLFGGGKTHTLLTLYHAFREPDAMLDPEILAGHDPEKREKIKDLAERIKALGGVKIVPVYGKGRLGQPSKPLEVGPYKVRTVWGYIAHALGRYYIVERDDQNATVPEIDTLREIFRGERVILLVEEIVDYFDNLYNSGSEDDRRYAKNVDNFFDRLSTALLGSGSAMVMTLPMEKKEGMFEVEKEYNREVVMAIRDAVNRVGGSELYSPLRTSGAGNELVEVLKKRIFKGIDDEERVKTLTRMRSELSNTDVFGHAHNLEDELRRSYPFHPEYVDVLRTIIERTGLQRTRDMLRITRIVVRELVRRYAETGFAPSMIMPHHIDLKHEKLRGMLFGKSEAFMDYATIVDTDIKREKFKDFTKPGLAEIILKYVFLRTYPFDSPVPLPGFPTADSIARGVYEPNEFDANGWLPTDIRDTFEEITASVRFVYLNKKDKVLWFWRVANVAQMVDSKARELLETRLGEVWNELVKYVNRMVKERKSLTSTRGKGAKIEDHVTFFREQYIIVAKDPQEFHDTPDYKLQVLVRDDVDERTLRKLIYAYGTGTRTYRNTVVVCYPVEGSFKPLLETTARIMACDEVIRDIEVKYGQFGEEVVKIQMNMVKDIRGKALEDLETQIVNSFRQVAYPEEDEVRVTKAPSSSKSVVENVYSALLSKGKIVDEFDFDWLVETLKDIGVEVLRPEGYRVSELIAIIRTNTRLPMIEDGHISEAIKNAVLDLRIGLEREGEVFFKKVHKEVPSSEEEGNPPSAVKHRDLILPRGTALHRQVCNLLKKEKDLIVPKGDKDFRVKTWYEVYSPSSEIGIPLKSLVTGGEDCRVKNEYLDMVLWGHIVEMREETPITEGEFELEIEVPQVKEKPGKPVQIEVRVVPLGRDSFTVELSVDHGELDSYEVRLEDGKPVGVTWTIIMPETRTIATIEGRSPKRTRYRDVSLIPDLGTEIVETDTLKGEHKGMFLTSILDIEDVETLGLIPENVKGIVSGSLRIDKPLWEGRFEGVDREVLAYLVREMEELLEGRANLDVDLSLPEEVVIDDLLFEKLRPLNGKVRFRLRKEEC